The following are encoded together in the Panthera leo isolate Ple1 chromosome B4, P.leo_Ple1_pat1.1, whole genome shotgun sequence genome:
- the ECHDC3 gene encoding enoyl-CoA hydratase domain-containing protein 3, mitochondrial isoform X4: protein MAALGLRAFGTKGLCWLRRNPWAPLSAGFCSRGPGPRPTSARQREGIRNIVLSDPKKRNALSLAMLKSLQSDLLHEAESKDLKVIIISAEGPVFSSGHDLKELTDEQSPDYHAEVFQTCSEVMMLIQNHPVPVIAVVNGLATAAGCQLVASCDIAVASDKSSFATPGVNIGLFCSTPAVALGRTVPRKVALEMLFTGEPISAQEALLHGLLSKVVPEERLEEETMRIAKKIASLSRPVVSLGKATFYKQLPQDLRTAYYLTSQTMVDNVALRDGQEGIKAFIQKRKPIWSQDHR from the exons ATGGCCGCCCTCGGCTTGCGGGCCTTCGGGACAAAGGGGCTCTGCTGGCTCCGGCGCAACCCGTGGGCCCCGCTCTCCGCCGGCTTCTGCAGCAGGGGGCCCGGGCCGCGACCCACCAGCGCGCGGCAGCGGGAAGGCATCAG GAACATTGTCTTGAGTGATCCAAAGAAGAGGAACGCGCTGTCATTAGCGATGCTGAAATCTCTCCAAAGTGACCTTCTTCACGAAGCGGAGAGCAAAGACCTCAAAGTCATTATCATCTCAG CGGAGGGGCCTGTATTTTCTTCTGGGCATGACTTAAAGGAGCTGACGGATGAGCAGAGCCCGGATTATCATGCCGAAGTATTTCAGACCTGTTCTGAG GTCATGATGCTGATCCAGAACCACCCGGTCCCCGTCATCGCCGTGGTGAACGGCTTGGCCACCGCCGCCGGCTGTCAGCTGGTTGCCAGCTGTGACATTGCCGTGGCGAGCGACAAGTCCTCTTTTGCCACTCCAGGTGTGAACATTGGGCTCTTCTGCTCCACCCCTGCAGTTGCCTTGGGGAGAACAGTGCCGAGAAAG GTTGCCTTAGAAATGCTTTTTACTGGGGAGCCCATTTCCGCTCAGGAGGCCTTGCTGCACGGGCTGCTCAGCAAAGTAGTGCCAGAAGAGCGGCTGGAGGAAGAGACCATGAGAATCGCAAAGAAGATTGCCTCCTTGAGCCGTCCTGTGGTGTCTTTGGGCAAGGCCACCTTCTACAAgcagctgccccaggaccttAGAACAGCCTACTACCTCACCTCCCAGACCATGGTGGACAACGTG
- the ECHDC3 gene encoding enoyl-CoA hydratase domain-containing protein 3, mitochondrial isoform X3 — protein MAALGLRAFGTKGLCWLRRNPWAPLSAGFCSRGPGPRPTSARQREGIRNIVLSDPKKRNALSLAMLKSLQSDLLHEAESKDLKVIIISAEGPVFSSGHDLKELTDEQSPDYHAEVFQTCSEVMMLIQNHPVPVIAVVNGLATAAGCQLVASCDIAVASDKSSFATPGVNIGLFCSTPAVALGRTVPRKVALEMLFTGEPISAQEALLHGLLSKVVPEERLEEETMRIAKKIASLSRPVVSLGKATFYKQLPQDLRTAYYLTSQTMVDNVALRDGQEGIKAFIQKRKPIWSHHQDSGS, from the exons ATGGCCGCCCTCGGCTTGCGGGCCTTCGGGACAAAGGGGCTCTGCTGGCTCCGGCGCAACCCGTGGGCCCCGCTCTCCGCCGGCTTCTGCAGCAGGGGGCCCGGGCCGCGACCCACCAGCGCGCGGCAGCGGGAAGGCATCAG GAACATTGTCTTGAGTGATCCAAAGAAGAGGAACGCGCTGTCATTAGCGATGCTGAAATCTCTCCAAAGTGACCTTCTTCACGAAGCGGAGAGCAAAGACCTCAAAGTCATTATCATCTCAG CGGAGGGGCCTGTATTTTCTTCTGGGCATGACTTAAAGGAGCTGACGGATGAGCAGAGCCCGGATTATCATGCCGAAGTATTTCAGACCTGTTCTGAG GTCATGATGCTGATCCAGAACCACCCGGTCCCCGTCATCGCCGTGGTGAACGGCTTGGCCACCGCCGCCGGCTGTCAGCTGGTTGCCAGCTGTGACATTGCCGTGGCGAGCGACAAGTCCTCTTTTGCCACTCCAGGTGTGAACATTGGGCTCTTCTGCTCCACCCCTGCAGTTGCCTTGGGGAGAACAGTGCCGAGAAAG GTTGCCTTAGAAATGCTTTTTACTGGGGAGCCCATTTCCGCTCAGGAGGCCTTGCTGCACGGGCTGCTCAGCAAAGTAGTGCCAGAAGAGCGGCTGGAGGAAGAGACCATGAGAATCGCAAAGAAGATTGCCTCCTTGAGCCGTCCTGTGGTGTCTTTGGGCAAGGCCACCTTCTACAAgcagctgccccaggaccttAGAACAGCCTACTACCTCACCTCCCAGACCATGGTGGACAACGTG